The Terriglobus roseus sequence CATCTGGGATGGCATCAAGAACCCGCAGGCGCTGATGACCCTTCGCAACATGAAGAAGGGCGAGAAGTGCGTCATCTACCACTCCAACGTGGGCAAGGAAGCGGTTGGTACCGCGACGGTGTTGAGCGTGGATGCGACGGATCCGAAGAATCCTGCGGTGCGTTTGAAGGCGGGCAAGCGGTTGAAGACACCGAAGCCGCTGGCCGCGATTCGCGAGGCTGGTGTGTTCCAGGGATCGATCATGTTCCGGCAGTTTCGTCTGTCCGTGGTGCCGCTGACGGATGAGCAGTATGAGTGGCTCATTGCGTAGCGATAGGTGAAGTAATGGTCGCCGCCACTAAGAGCAGATGGACCGAGATCTATTTGCTGGAGGGTCTAGTCTTCGCACAATTCTTTGCGATGCCTTTTGCGATTGCTGCTCTAACACGAGCCCACTTACCTTTTCTGGCTGCCGCAATCGTCTACGGCGTCTGCTACCTGTACACCGGTTATCGAGCTGCCTCTTGGCAATGTCCTAACTGCGGTCAATCCTTTCTGCGCAACGAGCGCACGACCGTGGTGTTTCCCTTCCGCAGAAAATGCGCCAACTGTAAGATTCAAGCTGGCGCAGAGCCATTTCTGGCGCCATCTGGAAGCGAGGAATCATGATTGATCTCAAAGGTAAGACCGCTGTTGTGTTCGGGCTGGCGAACAAGCGCTCCATTGCGTGGGCTATCGCGCAGAAGCTGAATGAGGCGGGTGCTAAGGTGGCGATCTGCTACCAGAGCGAGCGGCTGAAGAAGGAAGCGGACGCGCTGCTGCCGGAGCTGAATGATGCGAAGAGCTTCCAGTGCGACGTGTCAATCGATGAAGAGATTGAGCGCGTTACCGAAGAACTGAAGGCTGCTTATGGGACCGTCGACATCGTGGTTCATTCGGTTGCGTTTGCGCCGGCAGATGCGATCAAGAATGACTTCCTGCTGACGAAGCGTGAGGACTTCCGTGTTGCGATGGATGTGAGTGCGTACTCGCTGGTGGCTGTGGCGCGCGCGCTGGAGCCGCTGATGTCGGCGGGCGGCAGCATCCTGACGCTGACGTACTACGGTGCGGAGAAGGTCTTCCCGAACTACAACGTAATGGGTGTGGCGAAGGCTGCTCTTGAAGCCACGGTGCGTTACCTGGCTGCGTCGCTTGGACCGAAGGGGATTCGAGTCAACGCGATCTCGGCTGGCCCCATCAAGACGCTGGCGGCGCGCGGTATCGGCGACTTCAACAAGATTCTGGACACCGTGACGGAGCGGGCTCCGCTGCATCGCAACGTGGAGACGGCGGAAGTGGGCAACACGGCTGCATTCCTGTTGTCACCGCTTGCGAGTGGCATCACGGGCGAGATCACTTACGTCGATTGCGGTTACAACGTCACAGGCATGTAGTTTGACGTCAAGGAGACGACGATGACTATTGCAGAGATGCTGCTGTGCGATTTCGACAGTGAAGCGATCAGCACGCGTCGGGTGCTGGAGCGCGTGCCCGATGACAAGGCAATGTGGAAGCCCCATGAGAAGTCGTCTGCGTTGAATAACCTTGCGGTTCACGTGGCGAAGCTGCCGTTGTTCGGATTTGCGATCCTGAATACGGACGTCGTCGACCTCGCTACGCATCAGTTCCCGAAGTATGAGTTTCACACCGCGGAAAAACTGGTCGAAGCCGCCGCAGGCACCGGCGCAGAGCTGCGAACAAAGCTGGCGTCGATGACGGACGAAGAATTGCAGGCGGAGTGGACGTTGCGCTTCGGTGAGCATGTCGTTACGACGGGGCCGAAGTACAAGCTGTACCGCACCATGTTTTTGAATCACCTGGTGCATCATCGCGGCCAGTTGACGGTGTATCTGCGGTTGCTGGATGTGAAGGTGCCGGGGATCTTTGGACCGTCTGCGGATGAGCCGTTTGGCAGCTAGGACGGTCGCTCGGAGCGGCTGAAGAGGCTGCTCGCAAAGACGATGAGCACCGGAAAGAACTCGAGCGTGTAGCGCTGCTCCGGGTTGTCAATCGTCAGCAGAAGCGCACACCGCAACACGATGTAAGCAAGCATGGACAGGGCCAGCACACCGCTGGCCCTGCGTGTCTTGCGCCAGCCTGCAATCGCCGCGGCGAAGCAGGCGAGATTCAGTGTGGCGTAGATCCACGCGAAGATCGTCTGTTTCGGATGAGCACGATACTGCCACCAACGCTCCGCGATCGGCAGCATTTCTGTGCGTGGGTGGAGCAGCATGTTGACCAGACGCGCCACCGGCAGCGTGATGTAGTACGCGAAGGGGTGCGTTGCTATCCGATGTTGCGCCAGCGTGGCGAACCCTGCTTCAACGGCCGGATTGAGCTTGTGTGTTGCTGCGGCTGTGTCGAGCAGGTTCGCGGTCTGTATGCGTTGCGCCGGTGAGTCGAAAGCGCGTTCGGGCAGGTCTTCGATCAGCACGGTCTCTTCCGGGTACTTCCAGTAAGCATCCTGCGTTGCAGAAAAGTCGATGCCCCAGGTGCGGAACCAGCGCTGAAAGCCCACGGGTGGTACTTCGCCGGGGTCGTTCGCCAGTTTTGGCGACAGTGGCTGAAAAACGTGGAAGGTGCGGTAGTTACGGACGGTCCACGGTACAAAGGGAAGCGCGGTCAGTGCGAGGCAGAGCAGCAGCGGAGTGACGCGCGCGCGCAGGGGGCGGGCTGAGCTCCGGAGAAAGAGGGCAGGAAGTATGGCCGCAGCCAGTAACCCCTGGTCGGGCCGCAGCAGGATGCTGCTGGCGAGCGCGATGGCCAGCACGACGATCCAGAGCGTGGTCCTGGAGTGCAACCAGCGTTGGAGCGATGAGAACGCGAGCGCCAGGAAGAAAAGTGTGAACGTCTCGGTCAGCGGGACTGCGGTGTAGTTGGCAGTGAAGGGACACAGGCACGCCATTGCCAGGGCTGCCAGTCCGGCGCGACGGCCCAGCGAACGCCGGGCGATGCCGGCGGCCAGGCAGCATGTCAGGAGGTCTGTGATCACCTGGAGCCACAGCACAGGTACAAAGCTGCGCAAGGTACCAAGGTCGGCGTTCAGGAATCGGTCGAAGGCCCAGGCAAGTGCCGCGAGGATCGTCGGGTAGCCCGGCAGCCGGATCAGCGTGGGCCGAGGTGCCGCGTCGGTGGAGAGGCCGTAGATGTGGGCGTGCAACCAGTTTTGCGCGATGTCCTGGTACAGGATGGAGTCGCCCGCGACGAAAGCGTGCCAGCGGAGAAAGTAGACGCGCAGCGCAAGGCCACAGATCAGCAGGAGAGCCGCGATGACGCTGAATCTTCGCTGCGCCGTTCTATCCTCTTTCTCGAGCGAGTAAGCCTCCTGCATTGCTTTGCATCATAACGGTGCAACCGGGAATCGCGGCGCTCGAACGGAAAGATGCGTCGAAAGCGGAACCGAGCCGCGCGAAGTCCATGGGAACGGTAGGATACGGGTTGGACATGGCAGAGCAAGGAACAAAGCCGATTTTTTACGACGAGAAGAAGCGCCGCTGGAAGCGGCTGCGTCGCATTCTCGATATTTCGGCCGCCGTCGGCCTTCTGACCTTCATCGTGTTCGTGTTGGGCGTGCTGCGCATGCGGCCCTTGCCGGGGCTTTTGCTGGATGCGCCCAAACATAACTATCGCGCGCTGAATAACCCGCTGGTGCCGGACGACAAGGCAAAGAAGTCTCGCTCGGCCCATCGTAAGACGGACCGCAAACCGTCCGATATTCCGCTCAATGCGGACGAAGGTTTGCGTGCGGCGTATTACGTGGAGTGGGATGCGGCGAGCTACAGTTCGCTGAAGCAGCATGTGAAGCAGATCGATCTGCTGTTTCCGGAGTGGCTGCACGTCATTACGCCCGACGGCAAGCTGACTGCTTACAACACCGACAACAAGCCGTTTGACGTGGTGGACGGCGGCGGTGTACATGGCGTGGACATTGAGACGAAGGTGCAGCGCACCATCGTGGAGTCCGGCTCGAATACGGAAATCTTCCCGCTCGTCAACAACAACGACATCCTTAAGAACGCCTTCATGCCGGAGGTTGGCACCTTCCTGCAGGACCCCACGGCGCGCGCGCGTTTCCAGACGCAGGTTCTGCGTTTCCTGTCTTCGAACTCGCGCTATCACGGCATTTCGCTTGATTTTGAAGAGATCCCAACCGCAGCGCAGCCAGCCTACCGGCAGTTGATTGCGTCGCTCTATGCGGCATTGCATGCCAAGGGCTTGAAGCTGTATGTCAACACGCCCGTGCAGGATGATGACTGGGATCTGAAGTTCATGGCGGATAACTCCGACGGCCTGTTGCTGATGAACTACGACCAGCACCAGACCGAGAGCGAACCCGGTGCCATCGCGTCGCAGGACTGGTTCCTGAAGAACCTGCAGAACGTGATGAAGCAGGTCCCGAAGGACAAGATGATCTGCGCCATCGGCAGCTACGGCTACGACTGGACGATGACCATGCCACCTGCGCCAGTCGCGGCGAAACCCGGGAAGCGCGCTCCCAAGGCTGCTCCGTTCAAGCCGACCGTAGTCCGGGTCGAAAATCGATCCACGCAAACGATATGGCAATCCGCGTCAGATTCCGGGTCAGAGGTCGATCTGGATGATGCCACGATGAATCCGCATTTCAGCTACGTGGACGAGGACAATCACCAGAAGCACGAGGTCTGGTTCCTGGATGCGGTGACCACGCTGAATGAGATGCGTGCGGCGCGGCAGCTTGGCCTGCAGACCTTCGCGCTCTGGCGGCTGGGCTCGGAAGATCAGTCGATGTGGAGGATTTGGGACCAGCCGATCAAGGCGAACCCCCTCACGGATCTGGCGGATGTGCCTGCCGGATGGGATATCGACATTGAGGGCACGGGCGACATCATGCATGTCTCCGGCACTCCCAAGAGCGGCCGTCGCACGCTGACCATCGACGACGATTCGAAGCTGGTCGACAGCGAGCAAATGACGCACTATCCGCTGTCGTACACGGTGAACTACTTCGGCTACCAGCCGAAGAAGCTGGCACTGTCATTTGACGATGGCCCTGATCCGGAATGGACGCCGCGGATCCTCGATGTACTGAAGAAGCGCAACGTGAAGGGCGCGTTCTTCATGATCGGCGAAGAGGCCGAAAACAATATCGGCGTGATGCAGCGTGTGTACCGAGAGGGGCATGAGGTGGGGAACCACACCTTCACCCATCCCGATATCAGCGCCATCAGCAACCGTGAAGTCGATCTGCAGATGAACCTGACGGAGCGTCTGTTCGCCGCCAAGCTGGGCGTGCAGCCGTTGTTCTTCCGTCCGCCATACTCCATCGACCAGGAGCCCGATACAAGCGACCAGGCTGCGCCCGCAGAGCGCGTGCAGCAACGCGGTTACATCGTCGTTGGCAACAAAATCGATACGAACGATTGGGATGAGCACCCGAAGAAGACGCCGCAGGAGATTGTGGCGAGTGTTCTGCAGCAGATTGAGGACATGAAGGACCGGCCGGACAAGGCAGGCTCCGTGATCCTGATGCATGATGGCGGCGGCGATCGAGCTGTGACCGTTGCAACGCTGCCACTGCTGATCGACACACTGCGCGCCAAAGGATATGAGTTCGTGCCGGTCAGCGAACTTGTCGGCAAGACGCGTGCGCAGGTGATGCCGCCGCTAACGCCGCGGCAACGACGACTGGCGTGGGTGGATTCGCTGGCATTTTTCGGTCTGTCCGCGTTCAACCATTTCGTCGTCTGGGTGTTCTTCGTCGGTGACATCCTGATGAGCGGCCGGCTGATCATCATCGGTCTGTTTGCAATCATCGACCGCTTCCGCCGTCGCAAGAACTTTGCGGATGAGAGCTACGCGCCGCGTGTGGCGGTGCTGATCCCCGCCTACAACGAGGAAAAGGTCATCGTCCGCACCATCCGCAGCGTGATGATGTCGACGTACAAGAATCTGCACATCATCGTCATTGATGATGGTTCGAAAGACCGTACGGCCGAGGTTGCTCGCGAGGCTTATCCCGCGGACATCGCGAGCGGTCGTCTGACCGTTTTGAAGAAAGAAAACGGCGGCAAGGCCGAGGCGCTGAACTACGCGCTGCAAGGCTATGTGCATGAGGAGATCTACGTCGGCATCGACGCCGATACGGTCATTGCTCATGATGCGATTGCGCGCTTGGTGCCGCACTTCGCCAACCCGCAGATCGGCGCCGTCGCAGGCAATGCGAAGGTCGGCAATCGGGTGAACCTATGGACGCGCTGGCAGGCGCTGGAGTACATCACCAGCCAGAACTTCGAGCGTCGCGCGATGGATCTGTTCGACGTGGTGGTGGTCGTTCCCGGCGCGATTGGTGCGTGGCGCACGGATGCTGTACACAAGGGCGGCGGCTACCACTCGAACACGGTGGCGGAAGATGCCGATCTGACAATGATCCTGCTGGAGCAGGGACTATCCGTGATCTATGAAGATCAGGCGCTTGCGTTTACTGAGGCGCCAATCAACATGGACGGCCTGATGCGGCAGCGCTTCCGTTGGTCTTTCGGCATCATGCAGGCGGTCTTCAAGCATCTGGGTGCGATCACGAAGCGGCGCGCGATGGGGCTGTTCGCATTGCCAAACATCATCGTCTTCCAGATTCTGCTGCCGCTGGTTTCGCCCCTGATCGACCTGATGTTTGTGGTCAGCTTCTTCAAGTTCCTGTACGACCGCCACTTCCATCCGGAATCGGCGAGTGGTGCGGACTTCATCAAGCTGCTCTACTTCTTCCTGGCGTTCATGCTGATCGACTTCTCGGCGTCCGCGCTGGCCTTCATGCTGGAGCGGAAACACCCCGCCAGCAAGGGCGACGCGTGGCTGCTGATGCACATCTGGATCCAGCGCTTTACGTATCGGCAGGTTTTCAGTGTGGTGTTGTTCAAGACGGTGAAGCGTGTGATCGATGGCCGGCCATTCAGTTGGGACAAGCTGGAGCGCACAGCGCAGATGAGCAAGTCGACGGATCAGATGATCAACGGCGAACCCTCACCGAAGTAGCGGCTTCCTGCATTCGGTGCCCCATTCTTTCGCGGCATGATCGCGAAAGAGTGGGGTATCGCGCTTGCGCGAACCAGCGATCTGCGCGGAAAGAGGGCCGCGCTTCGCGCGCTGCGCCACCCTTTGCTCCGCAAAGAATGGGTCTGCAACGTCCCGGTACTAACGCTGGAAGGTAAACTTTCCTTATGGCAACGAACAACATTCCGACGATCAAAGACGCGTTCCACGCACTCACCACCTTTCGCAATGAAGACTTCCAGGACTTCACGCACGCCGACGCCAAGGCGGACATGCATGAGGCGCTTCGACTGGTTGAGAGCGAGTTAGGGCATGAGTATCCGCTGATCATTGGTGGGGCGCGCGTGCATGCGACGGCGAAGATTGTGTCGACGAATCCTGCGCGGCCGGCGGAGAAGATAGGTGTGCACCAGGATGCGGAGTTGCCGCATGTTCAGCAGGCGGTTGACGCTGCGGACAAGGCATACCAGGCGTGGAGCCGTGTGCCTGTCGCGACGCGTGTGCAGTTGTTGCTGGATGTGTCGAAGAAGATCCAGGCGCGCAAGAATGAGTTCTGCGCATGGCTGACCTTTGAGACGGGCAAGAACTGGGCCGAGGCAGACGCGGACGTTGCCGAGACGATCGACTTCCTGGAGTTCTACGCGCGCGAAGCCCTGCGTCTCGATGGCGCGAAAACGCCGATCCAGTTCCCGGGCGAGCGTAATACGCTGCGCTACATCCCGCTGGGTGTTGGCGCGGTTATCCCGCCGTGGAATTTCCCACTGGCCATTATGGCCGGCATGACGATGGCTGCTGTTGTGACGGGCAATACCGTTGTGTTGAAGCCTTCGGTCGATGCACCGACGGTCGCCGCTCGTTTCTTCCTGCTGCTGGAAGAGTGCGGCATGCCGGAGGGTGTGGTGAATCTTTGCCAGGGTTCGGGTGAGCTTGCAGGTGCTGCGCTGGTGTCGCATCCGAAGGTTCGCTTCATCGCCTTCACGGGTTCCAAGCGCGTTGGCCTGATCGTGCATGAAACCGCTGCGAAGACGCAGCCGGGACAGCACTTCATCAAACGGACGGTGCTGGAGATGGGTGGTAAGGATGCCATCATCGTCGATGCCGATGCGGACATCGATGCAGCGGTTGAGGGTGTCGCGGCCAGCGCGTTTGGTTTCAATGGGCAGAAGTGTTCCGCCTGCTCGCGCGCGATCGTGGATGCGCGCATCTATGACGCCTTCTGCGATCGGCTTGTCGAGCGCGTGGAGAAGATCAAGGTGGGCGAGCCTGCAGAGAACTTTGCAGCGGGTCCCGTAATTAACGCGGTTGCGCACAAGCGCGTGCTGGACTACATCGCCATTGGTCGCATGGAAGGGCGCCTGTTAACGGGCGGTGACCCCATCGACAACGGCACCGGCGGCTATTACATTCAGCCAACGGTCTTCGCGGATGTGGCGCCGAACGCTCGCATTGCGCAGGAAGAGATCTTTGGACCGGTGCTGGCGGTCATCAAGTCGAACAGCTTCGACGAGGCGCTGGAGATTGCAAACGGTACGGAATATGGCCTGACCGGCGCAATCTACTCCGGCTCGCGTGAGCGACTGAACCGTGCGTCCGAAGAGTTCCATGTCGGCAATCTCTACCTGAATCGCAAGTGCAC is a genomic window containing:
- a CDS encoding EVE domain-containing protein; this encodes MPYLLKSEPDKYSYDDLLRDGETIWDGIKNPQALMTLRNMKKGEKCVIYHSNVGKEAVGTATVLSVDATDPKNPAVRLKAGKRLKTPKPLAAIREAGVFQGSIMFRQFRLSVVPLTDEQYEWLIA
- a CDS encoding enoyl-ACP reductase FabI gives rise to the protein MIDLKGKTAVVFGLANKRSIAWAIAQKLNEAGAKVAICYQSERLKKEADALLPELNDAKSFQCDVSIDEEIERVTEELKAAYGTVDIVVHSVAFAPADAIKNDFLLTKREDFRVAMDVSAYSLVAVARALEPLMSAGGSILTLTYYGAEKVFPNYNVMGVAKAALEATVRYLAASLGPKGIRVNAISAGPIKTLAARGIGDFNKILDTVTERAPLHRNVETAEVGNTAAFLLSPLASGITGEITYVDCGYNVTGM
- a CDS encoding DinB family protein; translation: MTIAEMLLCDFDSEAISTRRVLERVPDDKAMWKPHEKSSALNNLAVHVAKLPLFGFAILNTDVVDLATHQFPKYEFHTAEKLVEAAAGTGAELRTKLASMTDEELQAEWTLRFGEHVVTTGPKYKLYRTMFLNHLVHHRGQLTVYLRLLDVKVPGIFGPSADEPFGS
- a CDS encoding glycosyltransferase family 39 protein, encoding MQEAYSLEKEDRTAQRRFSVIAALLLICGLALRVYFLRWHAFVAGDSILYQDIAQNWLHAHIYGLSTDAAPRPTLIRLPGYPTILAALAWAFDRFLNADLGTLRSFVPVLWLQVITDLLTCCLAAGIARRSLGRRAGLAALAMACLCPFTANYTAVPLTETFTLFFLALAFSSLQRWLHSRTTLWIVVLAIALASSILLRPDQGLLAAAILPALFLRSSARPLRARVTPLLLCLALTALPFVPWTVRNYRTFHVFQPLSPKLANDPGEVPPVGFQRWFRTWGIDFSATQDAYWKYPEETVLIEDLPERAFDSPAQRIQTANLLDTAAATHKLNPAVEAGFATLAQHRIATHPFAYYITLPVARLVNMLLHPRTEMLPIAERWWQYRAHPKQTIFAWIYATLNLACFAAAIAGWRKTRRASGVLALSMLAYIVLRCALLLTIDNPEQRYTLEFFPVLIVFASSLFSRSERPS
- a CDS encoding glycosyltransferase, with product MAEQGTKPIFYDEKKRRWKRLRRILDISAAVGLLTFIVFVLGVLRMRPLPGLLLDAPKHNYRALNNPLVPDDKAKKSRSAHRKTDRKPSDIPLNADEGLRAAYYVEWDAASYSSLKQHVKQIDLLFPEWLHVITPDGKLTAYNTDNKPFDVVDGGGVHGVDIETKVQRTIVESGSNTEIFPLVNNNDILKNAFMPEVGTFLQDPTARARFQTQVLRFLSSNSRYHGISLDFEEIPTAAQPAYRQLIASLYAALHAKGLKLYVNTPVQDDDWDLKFMADNSDGLLLMNYDQHQTESEPGAIASQDWFLKNLQNVMKQVPKDKMICAIGSYGYDWTMTMPPAPVAAKPGKRAPKAAPFKPTVVRVENRSTQTIWQSASDSGSEVDLDDATMNPHFSYVDEDNHQKHEVWFLDAVTTLNEMRAARQLGLQTFALWRLGSEDQSMWRIWDQPIKANPLTDLADVPAGWDIDIEGTGDIMHVSGTPKSGRRTLTIDDDSKLVDSEQMTHYPLSYTVNYFGYQPKKLALSFDDGPDPEWTPRILDVLKKRNVKGAFFMIGEEAENNIGVMQRVYREGHEVGNHTFTHPDISAISNREVDLQMNLTERLFAAKLGVQPLFFRPPYSIDQEPDTSDQAAPAERVQQRGYIVVGNKIDTNDWDEHPKKTPQEIVASVLQQIEDMKDRPDKAGSVILMHDGGGDRAVTVATLPLLIDTLRAKGYEFVPVSELVGKTRAQVMPPLTPRQRRLAWVDSLAFFGLSAFNHFVVWVFFVGDILMSGRLIIIGLFAIIDRFRRRKNFADESYAPRVAVLIPAYNEEKVIVRTIRSVMMSTYKNLHIIVIDDGSKDRTAEVAREAYPADIASGRLTVLKKENGGKAEALNYALQGYVHEEIYVGIDADTVIAHDAIARLVPHFANPQIGAVAGNAKVGNRVNLWTRWQALEYITSQNFERRAMDLFDVVVVVPGAIGAWRTDAVHKGGGYHSNTVAEDADLTMILLEQGLSVIYEDQALAFTEAPINMDGLMRQRFRWSFGIMQAVFKHLGAITKRRAMGLFALPNIIVFQILLPLVSPLIDLMFVVSFFKFLYDRHFHPESASGADFIKLLYFFLAFMLIDFSASALAFMLERKHPASKGDAWLLMHIWIQRFTYRQVFSVVLFKTVKRVIDGRPFSWDKLERTAQMSKSTDQMINGEPSPK
- the pruA gene encoding L-glutamate gamma-semialdehyde dehydrogenase; translated protein: MATNNIPTIKDAFHALTTFRNEDFQDFTHADAKADMHEALRLVESELGHEYPLIIGGARVHATAKIVSTNPARPAEKIGVHQDAELPHVQQAVDAADKAYQAWSRVPVATRVQLLLDVSKKIQARKNEFCAWLTFETGKNWAEADADVAETIDFLEFYAREALRLDGAKTPIQFPGERNTLRYIPLGVGAVIPPWNFPLAIMAGMTMAAVVTGNTVVLKPSVDAPTVAARFFLLLEECGMPEGVVNLCQGSGELAGAALVSHPKVRFIAFTGSKRVGLIVHETAAKTQPGQHFIKRTVLEMGGKDAIIVDADADIDAAVEGVAASAFGFNGQKCSACSRAIVDARIYDAFCDRLVERVEKIKVGEPAENFAAGPVINAVAHKRVLDYIAIGRMEGRLLTGGDPIDNGTGGYYIQPTVFADVAPNARIAQEEIFGPVLAVIKSNSFDEALEIANGTEYGLTGAIYSGSRERLNRASEEFHVGNLYLNRKCTGAMVGAHPFGGFNMSGTDSKAGGADYLLLFTQGKSIAEKVGVIDEGDQMPRPMGI